A genomic stretch from Telopea speciosissima isolate NSW1024214 ecotype Mountain lineage chromosome 7, Tspe_v1, whole genome shotgun sequence includes:
- the LOC122668392 gene encoding ABC transporter C family member 3-like, whose product MDPLLALGYKKTLDLEDVPQLANCDSASVVFACFRNKLESDGNGGQVSTLKLVKSLILSTRKEILWTTIFSIVCTLASYVGPYLIGVFIQYLNSPHQQKYQGYSLVFIFFLSKLLRCASERLLFFQLRKMGITVRAALFSIIYKKSLRLSSQSKQGHASGENINLMNIDVERIGLFSWYLHNIWRVPVQIVLALLILYKSLGFASLVAFVATVILMLANVPLGKLQEKFQRELMGSKDQRMKVTSEALRNIRILKLQGWEMKFLDKIIEIRKSETKWIKKLLYSSAMIAFVYMFAPMFVSMVTFGFCMLTRIPLESGNILSALAIFEILQVPIYNLPDTISMIVQTKVSLVRITSFLCLDDLHPNILQKPTRHDVEVTIEIVNGNFSWDLHSPDLTLKDINFRVYRGMKVAVCGFVGSGKSSLLSCILGEVPKVSGTIMLNGTKAYVAQSPWIQSGKIVDNILFGKEMDKERYEMILEACSLKKDLELCAFGDQTIIGERGINLSGGQKQRIQIARALYHDADIYLFDDPFSAVDAHTGTHLFKNCLLRILDSKTLIYVTHQIEFLPSADLILVMRDGRITQAGKYKEIFNLGTDFMELVDTQKKALANVNSIECGATSDNLINGEEDDNMPCSEKSIQDDEVKEPKAYKIEKRVGLEGQLVQEEEREKGEVSLSLYWKYVTVVYRGAFVPFILLAQILFQLFHIVSCYWMVLATPVSEDVKSHARGSTIIFVYAGLFFGCCLCVLTRSMLIVTAGYKTAIFLFNKMHFCIFRAPLSFFDSTPSGRILNRASIDQSSVDTSIPHQIEALLISIIEFLGTALVISQVAWQMLLVFIPITMACIWYQQYYTSAARELSRMTGVCQTPIIQHFSESSLGSATIRCFNQEERFMNTSLKLVDGYSRPKFHISGAIEWLCFRMDMLTSITYAISLVFLVLMPKGVLSPGVMGLAVTFGLSFSMYGVVWDLCGLQNKIIAVERILQYSRIPSEPPLLVDENSSNCEWPSQGKIDIIDLQVRYAPHLPLVLRGVTCTFPAGMKIGIVGRTGSGKSTLVHALFRMFEPATGQILVDGINISKIGLHDVRSRLSIIPQDPTMFEGTLRNNLDPLEEYNDEQIWEALDRCQLGDEVRKKEGKLDSTVTENGENWSMGQRQLVCLGRIF is encoded by the exons ATGGATCCTTTGCTTGCACTTGGGTATAAAAAAACATTGGACCTTGAAGATGTTCCTCAGCTTGCCAATTGTGATAGTGCCAGTGTGGTTTTTGCTtgttttagaaataaacttgaatcTGATGGTAATGGTGGACAAGTAAGCACGCTCAAGTTGGTGAAATCATTGATTCTCTCAACACGAAaggaaattttgtggacaactATATTTTCCATTGTATGCACATTGGCTTCTTATGTTGGACCATATCTTATTGGCGTCTTTATTCAGTATCTCAATAGCCCTCACCAACAAAAATATCAAGGCTATTCACTagtgtttatttttttcctttcaaagctCTTAAGGTGTGCCTCAGAGAGGCTCTTGTTCTTTCAATTGCGAAAGATGGGAATTACAGTCCGTGCTGCCTTGTTCTCTATAATCTACAAAAAGAGTCTCAGACTTTCAAGCCAATCAAAGCAGGGTCATGCTAGTGGAGAGAACATTAATTTGATGAATATTGATGTTGAGAGGATTGGCCTTTTCAGTTGGTACTTGCACAATATATGGAGGGTGCCTGTTCAGATTGTTCTAGCATTGTTGATCTTGTACAAGAGCCTTGGGTTCGCTTCACTTGTAGCTTTTGTTGCCACAGTGATCCTGATGTTAGCAAATGTTCCATTAGGAAAACTACAAGAAAAATTTCAAAGGGAATTAATGGGTTCAAAGGATCAACGAATGAAGGTGACATCTGAGGCTCTGAGGAATATTAGGATACTCAAGCTCCAGGGTTGGGAGATGAAGTTCTTGGATAAGATAATCGAGATAAGAAAATCTGAAACAAAGTGGATAAAAAAGTTGCTTTATTCATCAGCTATGATTGCCTTTGTCTACATGTTTGCTCCCATGTTTGTATCCATGGTTACTTTTGGGTTCTGTATGCTTACAAGAATTCCACTAGAATCGGGGAACATTCTATCCGCACTTGcaatatttgaaatattgcaAGTGCCCATTTATAACCTCCCAGACACAATCTCCATGATAGTTCAAACTAAAGTTTCCCTTGTTAGGATAACCTCATTCCTTTGTCTTGATGATCTTCATCCGAATATATTACAAAAGCCTACAAGACATGATGTCGAGGTTACAATTGAGATAGTTAATGGGAATTTCTCTTGGGACCTTCATTCTCCTGATCTCACATTAAAAGACATTAATTTTCGAGTATACCGTGGTATGAAAGTGGCTGTATGTGGTTTCGTTGGGTCAGGAAAATCAAGCCTTCTTTCATGCATATTAGGGGAAGTGCCAAAGGTATCTGGAACCATTATGTTGAATGGGACAAAGGCCTATGTTGCACAATCACCTTGGATACAAAGTGGTAAGATAGTAGACAATATATTGTTTGGTAAGGAGATGGACAAGGAAAGGTACGAGATGATCCTTGAAGCATGTTCATTGAAGAAGGACCTAGAATTATGTGCCTTTGGGGACCAAACTATCATAGGGGAGAGAGGGATTAACTTGAGTGGTGGGCAGAAGCAAAGAATCCAGATTGCACGTGCTTTATACCATGATGCtgatatttatttgtttgatgATCCTTTTAGTGCTGTGGATGCTCACACAGGAACTCATCTGTTTAAG AATTGTTTGCTCAGAATTTTGGATTCAAAAACATTAATTTATGTTACCCACCAAATAGAGTTTTTACCTTCTGCTGATCTTATTCTG GTTATGAGAGATGGAAGGATTACTCAAGcgggaaaatacaaagaaatatTTAATTTAGGAACGGATTTTATGGAATTAGTGGATACACAAAAGAAAGCTTTGGCAAATGTTAATTCTATTGAATGTGGAGCTACTTCAGATAATTTAATTAAtggtgaagaagatgataatATGCCGTGTAGTGAGAAGTCTATTCAAGACGATGAGGTAAAGGAACCCAAAGcctacaaaatagaaaaacGGGTTGGGCTAGAAGGGCAACTTgtccaagaagaagagagagaaaagggtgaAGTTAGCCTTTCATTATACTGGAAGTATGTTACCGTTGTATATAGGGGAGCGTTTGTTCCATTTATATTGTTGGCACAAATTCTTTTCCAGCTTTTCCACATAGTCAGTTGTTATTGGATGGTGTTGGCTACTCCCGTTTCAGAAGATGTGAAATCTCATGCTAGAGGATCCACTATCATTTTTGTTTATGCTGGTTTGTTCTTTGGATGTTGTCTTTGTGTACTTACAAGGTCCATGCTCATCGTAACTGCTGGGTACAAAACAGCCATTTTCCTCTTCaataaaatgcatttttgcattTTTCGTGCTCCCTTGTCATTTTTTGATTCCACACCAAGTGGAAGGATTCTAAACCGG GCCTCCATAGATCAAAGTTCTGTTGATACCTCTATTCCACATCAAATTGAAGCACTACTTATCTCAATCATAGAATTCTTGGGAACTGCATTAGTAATATCACAGGTTGCATGGCAAATGTTATTAGTTTTTATTCCAATAACTATGGCATGCATCTGGTACCAG CAATATTACACATCTGCAGCACGAGAACTTTCACGTATGACCGGAGTATGCCAGACACCAATTATACAACATTTTTCTGAATCTAGTTTAGGTTCAGCTACAATTAGGTGCTTCAATCAAGAAGAGAGATTTATGAACACAAGCCTAAAGCTGGTGGATGGGTATTCCCGGCCCAAATTTCATATTTCTGGTGCAATAGAGTGGTTATGCTTCCGCATGGATATGTTGACATCAATCACATATGCCATCTCTTTGgttttcttggtcttaatgcCAAAGGGAGTACTCAGTCCTG GGGTTATGGGATTAGCAGTCACATTTGGACTTAGTTTCAGCATGTATGGAGTCGTATGGGATCTTTGTGGTCTTCAGAATAAAATCATAGCCGTTGAAAGAATACTACAATACTCACGCATCCCCAGTGAACCCCCTTTATTGGTAGATGAAAATAGTTCAAATTGTGAATGGCCATCACAAGGAAAAATTGATATTATTGATCTGCAG GTCCGGTATGCCCCACACCTTCCTCTTGTCTTGCGAGGTGTCACATGCACTTTTCCCGCAGGGATGAAGATTGGCATCGTTGGGCGAACTGGAAGTGGTAAATCAACTCTCGTACATGCTCTTTTTCGCATGTTTGAACCTGCAACAGGTCAAATTTTGGTAGATGGCATCAACATTTCTAAGATTGGCCTTCATGATGTGCGATCAAGATTGAGCATCATCCCACAAGACCCAACAATGTTTGAGGGGACTCTAAGAAACAATCTTGATCCACTTGAAGAGTACAATGACGAACAGATCTGGGAG GCTTTAGATAGATGCCAACTTGGTGATGaggttagaaagaaagaagggaagcttGATTCTACGG TGACTGAGAATGGAGAGAATTGGAGCATGGGTCAAAGGCAGCTAGTCTGTTTAGGGCggatattctag